The proteins below come from a single Rosa rugosa chromosome 2, drRosRugo1.1, whole genome shotgun sequence genomic window:
- the LOC133734652 gene encoding uncharacterized protein LOC133734652 isoform X1 — MKCESKQTSTTLLVQNLEPYVSDDDVRRVFEKFGSLESVQIIVTNPNTTKPHVPYKFAAMVKFSSSTEAKNALQGADGVNDWVVVRYDPDSRPLPFKLTNKHKNRLPPWLYTPRQLADLVEKNELVPPLTRPPIQATGLPENLNGLIAQRMAPARLQLNLGPGVTPPPSSVDLPHSSPPTSRTTFPAHIKVPGFFKDTLTFGTVGDILHSISSN, encoded by the exons ATGAAGTGTGAATCAAAACAGACTAGTACTACTCTACTAGTCCAAAATCTAGAACCCTACGTCTCCGACGATGATGTCCGGCGGGTGTTTGAAAAGTTTGGGTCTTTGGAGAG CGTACAGATTATTGTCACGAATCCGAACACTACCAAGCCGCATGTGCCATACAAGTTTGCTGCAATGGTGAAGTTTTCAAGCTCCACCGAGGCCAAGAATGCATTACAAGGCGCAGATG GCGTAAATGACTGGGTGGTGGTGAGGTATGATCCAGATTCGAGGCCTCTTCCGTTCAAGCTCACGAATAAGCATAAGAACCGACTGCCGCCGTGGTTGTACACCCCGCGGCAGTTGGCCGATTTGGTCGAGAAGAATGAGCTTGTTCCTCCATTAACTCGACCCCCTATCCAAGCCACTGGCTTGCCAGAGAACTTGAATGGCCTCATTGCACAG AGAATGGCACCGGCTCGACTTCAGCTTAACCTTGGTCCAG GGGTCACACCACCACCATCCTCTG TTGATTTACCTCACTCAAGTCCACCCACAAGCCGCACAACTTTCCCAGCTCACATCAAAGTTCCCGGATTTTTCAAGGACACCCTGACTTTTGGAACAGTTGGGGATATCCTTCATAGCATTAGCAGCAATTAA
- the LOC133734652 gene encoding uncharacterized protein LOC133734652 isoform X2: MKCESKQTSTTLLVQNLEPYVSDDDVRRVFEKFGSLESVQIIVTNPNTTKPHVPYKFAAMVKFSSSTEAKNALQGADGVNDWVVVRYDPDSRPLPFKLTNKHKNRLPPWLYTPRQLADLVEKNELVPPLTRPPIQATGLPENLNGLIAQRMAPARLQLNLGPVDLPHSSPPTSRTTFPAHIKVPGFFKDTLTFGTVGDILHSISSN, from the exons ATGAAGTGTGAATCAAAACAGACTAGTACTACTCTACTAGTCCAAAATCTAGAACCCTACGTCTCCGACGATGATGTCCGGCGGGTGTTTGAAAAGTTTGGGTCTTTGGAGAG CGTACAGATTATTGTCACGAATCCGAACACTACCAAGCCGCATGTGCCATACAAGTTTGCTGCAATGGTGAAGTTTTCAAGCTCCACCGAGGCCAAGAATGCATTACAAGGCGCAGATG GCGTAAATGACTGGGTGGTGGTGAGGTATGATCCAGATTCGAGGCCTCTTCCGTTCAAGCTCACGAATAAGCATAAGAACCGACTGCCGCCGTGGTTGTACACCCCGCGGCAGTTGGCCGATTTGGTCGAGAAGAATGAGCTTGTTCCTCCATTAACTCGACCCCCTATCCAAGCCACTGGCTTGCCAGAGAACTTGAATGGCCTCATTGCACAG AGAATGGCACCGGCTCGACTTCAGCTTAACCTTGGTCCAG TTGATTTACCTCACTCAAGTCCACCCACAAGCCGCACAACTTTCCCAGCTCACATCAAAGTTCCCGGATTTTTCAAGGACACCCTGACTTTTGGAACAGTTGGGGATATCCTTCATAGCATTAGCAGCAATTAA